The Lactuca sativa cultivar Salinas chromosome 2, Lsat_Salinas_v11, whole genome shotgun sequence genome includes a window with the following:
- the LOC128132281 gene encoding extensin-1-like: protein MHHHPSPPPPSSITTSIYHSPKPSTTIIINNHYLPSPNHHHPPPPPTPTPTTINHHHYLPSPPPPLPLITTIRYHHLYPPFSKTTLCLHHHHLPPTTAQPPPPPTLTPVTRHQPAPTTTTHYLPPTPPTTRHHHYYHHYHHSTLIPLPPPSHHH, encoded by the coding sequence atgcaccaccacccatcaccaccaccaccatcctcCATAACCACCTCTATCTACCACTCACCAAAACCATCAACTACCATCATTATAAACAACCACTACTTACCATCACCCAACCACCATCACCCACCGCCACCACCTACACCTACACCCACCACCatcaaccaccaccactacctgccatcaccaccaccaccactaccacttaTCACCACCATCCGTTACCACCACCTTTACCCACCATTCTCCAAAACCACCCTCTGCCTCCACCATCACCACTTACCACCTACCACcgcccaaccaccaccaccacccacactCACACCCGTCACTCGCCACCAACCAGCACCCACCACAACCACACACTACCTACCACCAACACcacccaccacccgccaccaccattaCTACCACCATTACCACCACTCGACACTAATACCCCTACCACCACCTAGCCACCACCACTAG